Proteins encoded by one window of Telopea speciosissima isolate NSW1024214 ecotype Mountain lineage unplaced genomic scaffold, Tspe_v1 Tspe_v1.1013, whole genome shotgun sequence:
- the LOC122648410 gene encoding uncharacterized protein LOC122648410, with the protein MSPRVANRRGDASAKKGSRGKKVTATSQPEVVPSIVSEESKTSESEVKEKLLVPKVEEMEEVLPTADDDKVVATEGASLTAEVAEEDSKLIEEVVEEKSSEIVSEDLLVLNGKDVEEEGDDSQDKQEVGERNDGDKENDAGTSEGGIFFFKFGYLNLHIIN; encoded by the exons ATGTCTCCTCGAGTAGCGAATAGGAGGGGTGATGCATCGGCAAAGAAGGGTTCAAGGGGAAAGAAGGTCACTGCAACATCACAACCGGAGGTAGTTCCGTCTATTGTATCTGAAGAGAGCAAAACTTCCGAATCAGAG GTTAAAGAGAAGTTATTGGTGCCTAAGGTTGAAGAAATGGAAGAGGTATTACCCACCGCTGATGATGACAAGGTTGTTGCTACAGAAGGGGCATCGTTGACCGCGGAGGTGGCAGAGGAGGATTCGAAGTTGATAGAAGAAGTTGTCGAGGAGAAGAGTTCGGAAATTGTGTCTGAGGACCTTCTCGTTTTGAATGGGAAGGATGTCGAGGAAGAGGGAGATGACTCGCAAGATAAGCAAGAGGTGGGAGAAAGGAATGACGGGGACAAAGAAAATGATGCAGGTACCAGTGAAGGAggcattttcttctttaaatttgGTTATCTTAATCTCCATATTATAAATTGA